A region from the Haliaeetus albicilla chromosome 16, bHalAlb1.1, whole genome shotgun sequence genome encodes:
- the RBBP4 gene encoding histone-binding protein RBBP4 isoform X1 codes for MADKEAAFDDAVEERVINEEYKIWKKNTPFLYDLVMTHALEWPSLTAQWLPDVTRPEGKDFSIHRLVLGTHTSDEQNHLVIASVQLPNDDAQFDASHYDSEKGEFGGFGSVSGKIEIEIKINHEGEVNRARYMPQNPCIIATKTPSSDVLVFDYTKHPSKPDPSGECNPDLRLRGHQKEGYGLSWNPNLSGHLLSASDDHTICLWDISAVPKEGKVVDAKTIFTGHTAVVEDVSWHLLHESLFGSVADDQKLMIWDTRSNNTSKPSHSVDAHTAEVNCLSFNPYSEFILATGSADKTVALWDLRNLKLKLHSFESHKDEIFQVQWSPHNETILASSGTDRRLNVWDLSKIGEEQSPEDAEDGPPELLFIHGGHTAKISDFSWNPNEPWVICSVSEDNIMQVWQMAENIYNDEDPEGSVDPEGQGS; via the exons ATGGCGGACAAGGAAG CAGCCTTTGATGACGCAGTGGAAGAACGTGTGATTAATGAAGAGtataaaatatggaaaaagaaTACCCCCTTCTTATACGATTTGGTAATGACCCATGCTCTGGAATGGCCCAGCTTGACTGCTCAGTGGCTTCCTGATGTAACAAG ACCTGAAGGCAAAGATTTCAGTATTCACCGGTTAGTCCTGGGGACCCATACTTCAGATGAACAAAATCATCTCGTGATAGCTAGTGTGCAGTTGCCGAACGATGATGCACAGTTTGATGCTTCACACTATGATAGTGAGAAAGGAG AGTTTGGAGGCTTTGGATCAGTTAGTGGAAAAATTGAAATTGAAATCAAGATAAATCACGAGGGAGAAGTGAACAGAGCACGTTACATGCCACAGAACCCATGTATCATCGCTACGAAGACTCCATCCAGTGATGTCCTTGTCTTTGATTACACCAAACACCCTTCTAAACCAG ACCCTTCTGGAGAGTGTAACCCTGATCTGCGTCTTCGTGGACACCAGAAGGAAGGTTATGGGCTGTCATGGAACCCCAACCTGAGTGGGCATTTGCTTAGTGCTTCTGATGATCAT accattTGCTTGTGGGATATTAGTGCTGTTCCAAAAGAAGGCAAAGTGGTGGACGCAAAGACCATCTTCACAGGGCATACAGCAGTAGTGGAAGATGTATCTTGGCACCTGCTCCATGAATCTCTTTTTGGATCTGTTGCTGATGATCAGAAGCTCATGAT TTGGGATACTCGGTCAAACAACACCTCCAAACCTAGCCATTCAGTGGATGCTCACACAGCTGAAGTCAACTGCCTCTCTTTCAATCCCTATAGTGAGTTTATTCTGGCTACGGGATCAGCTGATAAG ACTGTTGCTTTATGGGACTTGAGGAACCTAAAACTGAAGTTGCACTCCTTTGAATCAcataaagatgaaatatttcag GTTCAGTGGTCTCCCCATAATGAAACTATATTGGCTTCCAGTGGCACTGACCGCAGGCTAAATGTTTGGGACTTGAG taaaattgGAGAAGAGCAATCCCCTGAAGATGCTGAAGATGGTCCCCCAGAGCTATTG TTTATTCATGGTGGTCATACTGCAAAGATATCTGATTTCTCCTGGAATCCCAATGAACCCTGGGTAATTTGTTCTGTATCAGAAGATAATATCATGCAAGTCTGGCAAATG GCGGAGAACATATATAATGATGAAGACCCTGAAGGAAGTGTGGATCCAGAAGGTCAAGGATCCTAG
- the ZBTB8OS gene encoding protein archease isoform X1 produces MAADERDYNLTEEQKAIKAKYPPLNKKYEYLDHTADVQLHAWGDTLEEAFEQCVMAMFGYMTDTETVEPVDTVEVEAEGHDMLSLLFHFLDEWLYKFSANEFFIPREVKVLYIDRMQFKIRSIGWGEEFSLPKHPQGTEVKAITYSAMQICEDEKPEVFVIIDI; encoded by the exons ATGGCAGCCGATGAGAGGGACTACAACCTGACAGAGGAGCAGAAGGCTATCAAAGCCAAATACCCACCGCTCAATAAGAAATATGAAT ATTTGGATCACACAGCAGATGTGCA GCTACATGCCTGGGGAGATACTTTGGAAGAAGCATTTGAGCAGTGTGTTATGGCCATGTTTGGCTACATGACTGATACAGAGACCGTGGAGCCTGTGGATACAGTAGAGGTAGAGGCAGAAG GACATGACATGTTGtctcttctcttccattttttggATGAGTGGCTGTATAAATTCAGTGCTAATGAGTTCTTTATACCGAGG gAGGTGAAAGTGCTTTACATTGACCGAATGCAATTCAAAATAAGATCAATTGG GTGGGGAGAAGAGTTCTCTTTACCCAAACACCCTCAG GGTACGGAGGTCAAAGCCATAACTTACTCAGCAATGCAGATCTGTGAAGACGAAAAGCCAGAAGTCTTTGTCATCAT
- the ZBTB8OS gene encoding protein archease isoform X2: protein MAADERDYNLTEEQKAIKAKYPPLNKKYEYLDHTADVQLHAWGDTLEEAFEQCVMAMFGYMTDTETVEPVDTVEVEAEGHDMLSLLFHFLDEWLYKFSANEFFIPRVGRRVLFTQTPSGYGGQSHNLLSNADL, encoded by the exons ATGGCAGCCGATGAGAGGGACTACAACCTGACAGAGGAGCAGAAGGCTATCAAAGCCAAATACCCACCGCTCAATAAGAAATATGAAT ATTTGGATCACACAGCAGATGTGCA GCTACATGCCTGGGGAGATACTTTGGAAGAAGCATTTGAGCAGTGTGTTATGGCCATGTTTGGCTACATGACTGATACAGAGACCGTGGAGCCTGTGGATACAGTAGAGGTAGAGGCAGAAG GACATGACATGTTGtctcttctcttccattttttggATGAGTGGCTGTATAAATTCAGTGCTAATGAGTTCTTTATACCGAGG GTGGGGAGAAGAGTTCTCTTTACCCAAACACCCTCAG GGTACGGAGGTCAAAGCCATAACTTACTCAGCAATGCAGATCTGTGA
- the RBBP4 gene encoding histone-binding protein RBBP4 isoform X2, whose amino-acid sequence MADKEAFDDAVEERVINEEYKIWKKNTPFLYDLVMTHALEWPSLTAQWLPDVTRPEGKDFSIHRLVLGTHTSDEQNHLVIASVQLPNDDAQFDASHYDSEKGEFGGFGSVSGKIEIEIKINHEGEVNRARYMPQNPCIIATKTPSSDVLVFDYTKHPSKPDPSGECNPDLRLRGHQKEGYGLSWNPNLSGHLLSASDDHTICLWDISAVPKEGKVVDAKTIFTGHTAVVEDVSWHLLHESLFGSVADDQKLMIWDTRSNNTSKPSHSVDAHTAEVNCLSFNPYSEFILATGSADKTVALWDLRNLKLKLHSFESHKDEIFQVQWSPHNETILASSGTDRRLNVWDLSKIGEEQSPEDAEDGPPELLFIHGGHTAKISDFSWNPNEPWVICSVSEDNIMQVWQMAENIYNDEDPEGSVDPEGQGS is encoded by the exons ATGGCGGACAAGGAAG CCTTTGATGACGCAGTGGAAGAACGTGTGATTAATGAAGAGtataaaatatggaaaaagaaTACCCCCTTCTTATACGATTTGGTAATGACCCATGCTCTGGAATGGCCCAGCTTGACTGCTCAGTGGCTTCCTGATGTAACAAG ACCTGAAGGCAAAGATTTCAGTATTCACCGGTTAGTCCTGGGGACCCATACTTCAGATGAACAAAATCATCTCGTGATAGCTAGTGTGCAGTTGCCGAACGATGATGCACAGTTTGATGCTTCACACTATGATAGTGAGAAAGGAG AGTTTGGAGGCTTTGGATCAGTTAGTGGAAAAATTGAAATTGAAATCAAGATAAATCACGAGGGAGAAGTGAACAGAGCACGTTACATGCCACAGAACCCATGTATCATCGCTACGAAGACTCCATCCAGTGATGTCCTTGTCTTTGATTACACCAAACACCCTTCTAAACCAG ACCCTTCTGGAGAGTGTAACCCTGATCTGCGTCTTCGTGGACACCAGAAGGAAGGTTATGGGCTGTCATGGAACCCCAACCTGAGTGGGCATTTGCTTAGTGCTTCTGATGATCAT accattTGCTTGTGGGATATTAGTGCTGTTCCAAAAGAAGGCAAAGTGGTGGACGCAAAGACCATCTTCACAGGGCATACAGCAGTAGTGGAAGATGTATCTTGGCACCTGCTCCATGAATCTCTTTTTGGATCTGTTGCTGATGATCAGAAGCTCATGAT TTGGGATACTCGGTCAAACAACACCTCCAAACCTAGCCATTCAGTGGATGCTCACACAGCTGAAGTCAACTGCCTCTCTTTCAATCCCTATAGTGAGTTTATTCTGGCTACGGGATCAGCTGATAAG ACTGTTGCTTTATGGGACTTGAGGAACCTAAAACTGAAGTTGCACTCCTTTGAATCAcataaagatgaaatatttcag GTTCAGTGGTCTCCCCATAATGAAACTATATTGGCTTCCAGTGGCACTGACCGCAGGCTAAATGTTTGGGACTTGAG taaaattgGAGAAGAGCAATCCCCTGAAGATGCTGAAGATGGTCCCCCAGAGCTATTG TTTATTCATGGTGGTCATACTGCAAAGATATCTGATTTCTCCTGGAATCCCAATGAACCCTGGGTAATTTGTTCTGTATCAGAAGATAATATCATGCAAGTCTGGCAAATG GCGGAGAACATATATAATGATGAAGACCCTGAAGGAAGTGTGGATCCAGAAGGTCAAGGATCCTAG
- the SYNC gene encoding syncoilin isoform X1: MSSAVWPGGESILPPNPPAPAPGSSRKSPGSSPRVVLSILPQIAPEQMDLMAEPEPRLELQLDEVGASSAPQGEAAGAAPHPDLSRSPLDPAVGVGVTPLHGDSPDAGQELQANVGDTSLEVNMPGSQLDEDVAGAGIPLDVDVAGIPLDVDGVGIPLDADGAGIPLGVDAGGTGIPLDMDADGVGIPLYMDTDGAGIPADMDADRAEIPADMDAEGAGIPLDMDAEGAGSPLDTDGTEHQCLTLEELGDYFQECIEAVEQLEKERDSLIAELAQLREPALQEIRHAHEEIQAACRLLAKVELERDNLKDEIRQIKQKLFKVTKECVACQYQLESRRHDLSQHAAYRGELETQAGQLSGELSRLKETCEKEKEVLRQRLEAPPCRQDNLYLQESRRLSMEFESFVAESRRGLEEHYEPQLLRLLERREAGAKALQEMQGEIQGMKEALRPLQGEVSRLRLQNRSLEEQIILVKQKRDEEVGQYREHVEELEDRLKELKNGVQLQQRKNQELEELRTSLHRELSIYKSCLEIYGHLCKSEEKADQDR, translated from the exons ATGAGCTCAGCGGTGTGGCCGGGAGGTGAGAGCAtcctcccaccaaacccaccggccccagctcctggaagcagcaggaaaagcccCGGCTCGTCCCCGAGGGTTGTCCTCTCCATCCTACCCCAAATAGCACCCGAGCAAAT GGACCTGATGGCAGAGCCCGAGCCCCGTCTAGAGCTGCAGCTGGATGAAGTCGGAGCATCCTCAGCCCCgcagggagaggctgcaggtGCTGCTCCGCACCCGGACCTTTCGCGCAGCCCGTTAGACCCCGCGGTAGGGGTGGGGGTGACACCCCTCCACGGGGACAGCCCAGATGctggccaggagctgcaggcaaATGTCGGGGACACTTCCTTGGAGGTAAACATGCCAGGGTCCCAGCTGGACGAGGATGTGGCTGGGGCCGGGATCCCGCTGGACGTGGACGTGGCAGGAATCCCGCTGGACGTGGATGGAGTAGGGATCCCGCTGGATGCGGATGGGGCAGGGATCCCACTAGGTGTGGATGCAGGTGGGACGGGGATCCCACTGGACATGGATGCAGATGGAGTAGGGATCCCGCTGTACATGGACACAGACGGGGCAGGGATCCCAGCTGACATGGACGCAGACAGGGCAGAGATCCCAGCTGACATGGATGCAGAGGGGGCAGGGATCCCCTTGGACATGGACGCAGAGGGGGCAGGCAGCCCCCTGGACACGGATGGCACGGAGCATCAGTGTCTGACCCTCGAAGAGCTGGGGGACTACTTCCAAGAGTGCATCGAAGCCGTCgagcagctggagaaagagagagacagccTGATCGCAGAGCTCGCCCAGCTCCGGGAGCCAGCGCTGCAGGAGATCCGCCATGCCCACGAGGAGATCCAGGCAGCCTGCCGGCTGCTGGCCAAGgtggagctggagagggacaaCCTGAAGGACGAGATCCGACAGATCAAGCAGAAGCTGTTCAAAGTGACGAAGGAGTGCGTGGCTTGCCAGTACCAGTTGGAGAGCCGGCGGCACGACCTCTCCCAGCACGCTGCTTACCGGGGCGAGCTGGAGACCCAGGCTGGGCAGCTCTCTGGCGAACTGTCCCGGCTGAAGGAGACCTGcgagaaggaaaaggaggttTTGAGGCAACGGCTGGAGGCTCCGCCGTGTCGACAGGATAACCTGTACCTGCAGGAAAGCCGGCGGCTCTCCATGGAGTTCGAGAGCTTCGTGGCGGAGAGCCGGCGGGGTCTGGAGGAGCACTACGAGCCCCAACTGCTGCGGCTGCTGGAGAGGCGCGAGGCCGGGGCGAAGGCGCTGCAGGAGATGCAGGGGGAGATCCAAGGGATGAAGGAAGCCCTGCGGCCCTTGCAGGGGGAGGTCAGCCGGCTGCGGCTGCAGAACCGGAGCCTGGAGGAGCAGATCATCCTCGTCAAGCAGAAGCGGGATGAAGAGGTCGGGCAGTATCGG GAACATGTTGAGGAGCTGGAAGACAGGCTGAAGGAGCTGAAGAACGGGGTCCAGCTCCAGCAGCGCAAGAATCAGGAACTGGAGGAGCTGAGGACCAGCCTCCACCGGGAGCTCTCCATCTACAA GAGCTGCTTAGAAATCTACGGCCACCTTTGCAAATCGGAAGAAAAAGCAGACCAGGACCGTTAG
- the SYNC gene encoding syncoilin isoform X2 gives MCSAEPEVLGSRGGRDLMAEPEPRLELQLDEVGASSAPQGEAAGAAPHPDLSRSPLDPAVGVGVTPLHGDSPDAGQELQANVGDTSLEVNMPGSQLDEDVAGAGIPLDVDVAGIPLDVDGVGIPLDADGAGIPLGVDAGGTGIPLDMDADGVGIPLYMDTDGAGIPADMDADRAEIPADMDAEGAGIPLDMDAEGAGSPLDTDGTEHQCLTLEELGDYFQECIEAVEQLEKERDSLIAELAQLREPALQEIRHAHEEIQAACRLLAKVELERDNLKDEIRQIKQKLFKVTKECVACQYQLESRRHDLSQHAAYRGELETQAGQLSGELSRLKETCEKEKEVLRQRLEAPPCRQDNLYLQESRRLSMEFESFVAESRRGLEEHYEPQLLRLLERREAGAKALQEMQGEIQGMKEALRPLQGEVSRLRLQNRSLEEQIILVKQKRDEEVGQYREHVEELEDRLKELKNGVQLQQRKNQELEELRTSLHRELSIYKSCLEIYGHLCKSEEKADQDR, from the exons ATGTGCAGCGCAGAGCCGGAGGTGCTGGGCTCCAGGGGAGGACG GGACCTGATGGCAGAGCCCGAGCCCCGTCTAGAGCTGCAGCTGGATGAAGTCGGAGCATCCTCAGCCCCgcagggagaggctgcaggtGCTGCTCCGCACCCGGACCTTTCGCGCAGCCCGTTAGACCCCGCGGTAGGGGTGGGGGTGACACCCCTCCACGGGGACAGCCCAGATGctggccaggagctgcaggcaaATGTCGGGGACACTTCCTTGGAGGTAAACATGCCAGGGTCCCAGCTGGACGAGGATGTGGCTGGGGCCGGGATCCCGCTGGACGTGGACGTGGCAGGAATCCCGCTGGACGTGGATGGAGTAGGGATCCCGCTGGATGCGGATGGGGCAGGGATCCCACTAGGTGTGGATGCAGGTGGGACGGGGATCCCACTGGACATGGATGCAGATGGAGTAGGGATCCCGCTGTACATGGACACAGACGGGGCAGGGATCCCAGCTGACATGGACGCAGACAGGGCAGAGATCCCAGCTGACATGGATGCAGAGGGGGCAGGGATCCCCTTGGACATGGACGCAGAGGGGGCAGGCAGCCCCCTGGACACGGATGGCACGGAGCATCAGTGTCTGACCCTCGAAGAGCTGGGGGACTACTTCCAAGAGTGCATCGAAGCCGTCgagcagctggagaaagagagagacagccTGATCGCAGAGCTCGCCCAGCTCCGGGAGCCAGCGCTGCAGGAGATCCGCCATGCCCACGAGGAGATCCAGGCAGCCTGCCGGCTGCTGGCCAAGgtggagctggagagggacaaCCTGAAGGACGAGATCCGACAGATCAAGCAGAAGCTGTTCAAAGTGACGAAGGAGTGCGTGGCTTGCCAGTACCAGTTGGAGAGCCGGCGGCACGACCTCTCCCAGCACGCTGCTTACCGGGGCGAGCTGGAGACCCAGGCTGGGCAGCTCTCTGGCGAACTGTCCCGGCTGAAGGAGACCTGcgagaaggaaaaggaggttTTGAGGCAACGGCTGGAGGCTCCGCCGTGTCGACAGGATAACCTGTACCTGCAGGAAAGCCGGCGGCTCTCCATGGAGTTCGAGAGCTTCGTGGCGGAGAGCCGGCGGGGTCTGGAGGAGCACTACGAGCCCCAACTGCTGCGGCTGCTGGAGAGGCGCGAGGCCGGGGCGAAGGCGCTGCAGGAGATGCAGGGGGAGATCCAAGGGATGAAGGAAGCCCTGCGGCCCTTGCAGGGGGAGGTCAGCCGGCTGCGGCTGCAGAACCGGAGCCTGGAGGAGCAGATCATCCTCGTCAAGCAGAAGCGGGATGAAGAGGTCGGGCAGTATCGG GAACATGTTGAGGAGCTGGAAGACAGGCTGAAGGAGCTGAAGAACGGGGTCCAGCTCCAGCAGCGCAAGAATCAGGAACTGGAGGAGCTGAGGACCAGCCTCCACCGGGAGCTCTCCATCTACAA GAGCTGCTTAGAAATCTACGGCCACCTTTGCAAATCGGAAGAAAAAGCAGACCAGGACCGTTAG
- the SYNC gene encoding syncoilin isoform X3 yields the protein MAEPEPRLELQLDEVGASSAPQGEAAGAAPHPDLSRSPLDPAVGVGVTPLHGDSPDAGQELQANVGDTSLEVNMPGSQLDEDVAGAGIPLDVDVAGIPLDVDGVGIPLDADGAGIPLGVDAGGTGIPLDMDADGVGIPLYMDTDGAGIPADMDADRAEIPADMDAEGAGIPLDMDAEGAGSPLDTDGTEHQCLTLEELGDYFQECIEAVEQLEKERDSLIAELAQLREPALQEIRHAHEEIQAACRLLAKVELERDNLKDEIRQIKQKLFKVTKECVACQYQLESRRHDLSQHAAYRGELETQAGQLSGELSRLKETCEKEKEVLRQRLEAPPCRQDNLYLQESRRLSMEFESFVAESRRGLEEHYEPQLLRLLERREAGAKALQEMQGEIQGMKEALRPLQGEVSRLRLQNRSLEEQIILVKQKRDEEVGQYREHVEELEDRLKELKNGVQLQQRKNQELEELRTSLHRELSIYKSCLEIYGHLCKSEEKADQDR from the exons ATGGCAGAGCCCGAGCCCCGTCTAGAGCTGCAGCTGGATGAAGTCGGAGCATCCTCAGCCCCgcagggagaggctgcaggtGCTGCTCCGCACCCGGACCTTTCGCGCAGCCCGTTAGACCCCGCGGTAGGGGTGGGGGTGACACCCCTCCACGGGGACAGCCCAGATGctggccaggagctgcaggcaaATGTCGGGGACACTTCCTTGGAGGTAAACATGCCAGGGTCCCAGCTGGACGAGGATGTGGCTGGGGCCGGGATCCCGCTGGACGTGGACGTGGCAGGAATCCCGCTGGACGTGGATGGAGTAGGGATCCCGCTGGATGCGGATGGGGCAGGGATCCCACTAGGTGTGGATGCAGGTGGGACGGGGATCCCACTGGACATGGATGCAGATGGAGTAGGGATCCCGCTGTACATGGACACAGACGGGGCAGGGATCCCAGCTGACATGGACGCAGACAGGGCAGAGATCCCAGCTGACATGGATGCAGAGGGGGCAGGGATCCCCTTGGACATGGACGCAGAGGGGGCAGGCAGCCCCCTGGACACGGATGGCACGGAGCATCAGTGTCTGACCCTCGAAGAGCTGGGGGACTACTTCCAAGAGTGCATCGAAGCCGTCgagcagctggagaaagagagagacagccTGATCGCAGAGCTCGCCCAGCTCCGGGAGCCAGCGCTGCAGGAGATCCGCCATGCCCACGAGGAGATCCAGGCAGCCTGCCGGCTGCTGGCCAAGgtggagctggagagggacaaCCTGAAGGACGAGATCCGACAGATCAAGCAGAAGCTGTTCAAAGTGACGAAGGAGTGCGTGGCTTGCCAGTACCAGTTGGAGAGCCGGCGGCACGACCTCTCCCAGCACGCTGCTTACCGGGGCGAGCTGGAGACCCAGGCTGGGCAGCTCTCTGGCGAACTGTCCCGGCTGAAGGAGACCTGcgagaaggaaaaggaggttTTGAGGCAACGGCTGGAGGCTCCGCCGTGTCGACAGGATAACCTGTACCTGCAGGAAAGCCGGCGGCTCTCCATGGAGTTCGAGAGCTTCGTGGCGGAGAGCCGGCGGGGTCTGGAGGAGCACTACGAGCCCCAACTGCTGCGGCTGCTGGAGAGGCGCGAGGCCGGGGCGAAGGCGCTGCAGGAGATGCAGGGGGAGATCCAAGGGATGAAGGAAGCCCTGCGGCCCTTGCAGGGGGAGGTCAGCCGGCTGCGGCTGCAGAACCGGAGCCTGGAGGAGCAGATCATCCTCGTCAAGCAGAAGCGGGATGAAGAGGTCGGGCAGTATCGG GAACATGTTGAGGAGCTGGAAGACAGGCTGAAGGAGCTGAAGAACGGGGTCCAGCTCCAGCAGCGCAAGAATCAGGAACTGGAGGAGCTGAGGACCAGCCTCCACCGGGAGCTCTCCATCTACAA GAGCTGCTTAGAAATCTACGGCCACCTTTGCAAATCGGAAGAAAAAGCAGACCAGGACCGTTAG